The Saccharomycodes ludwigii strain NBRC 1722 chromosome II, whole genome shotgun sequence genome window below encodes:
- the FOB1 gene encoding replication fork barrier binding protein FOB1 (similar to Saccharomyces cerevisiae YDR110W | FOB1 | FOrk Blocking less), with protein sequence MTTASSANISDKVIYNRPIKYTDDDGSLVHDYRIPRLPTNYKKVYDNEEDFINNLGCIKLAKEQDLDLAMITLGVADTIKCLESVRGRPTQTQYDLFLDNNLTPDTLVHNSEGEVTKKNSGIKHLVLKNRYELKRIDDGSADGKLALIETKTNLEYLPPKYLFDALMQSHLLNHHLSADGMYRYLRKYYSNASRDICRRARNFCSKCNPSLKLGPFKRPRFKASSNLLPFERIHMEVFKIFNDKKNKHGTVEDKYKYVLYFRDYRSRYVWVYPLEDITLGEILQPLKSFLLISCYNVPIYIESTTIEFQFLEDLVKHTCEMYGLKVGCGGGDLKNFHKSGIKKFKELLKGEKEACLNDWGHILMLVHQYNIKYLETVNGSPKKVLLEVSTKNSSGSRNEQYDNKKKRILDALPANCIEKFSGTTGMYYKEPDGTMIAYDEEENDFVGVGESTMLYYSPPEQDINSERTDGTANEIVNSNDINDDESQAPSKKKRR encoded by the coding sequence ATGACAACTGCCTCGAGTGCTAATATTTCAGATAAAGTAATTTACAACAGACCCATCAAATATACTGACGATGATGGCAGTCTAGTACACGATTATAGAATACCCAGATTACCTACTAATTACAAAAAGGTTTATGATAACGAAGAAgattttatcaataatttaGGTTGCATTAAACTAGCAAAGGAACAAGATCTTGATTTAGCTATGATTACTCTGGGTGTTGCTGACACAATAAAATGTTTGGAATCCGTAAGGGGTAGGCCAACACAAACAcaatatgatttatttttggataaCAATCTAACACCCGATACATTAGTTCATAATAGTGAAGGGGAagtgacaaaaaaaaatagtggtataaaacatttagttttaaaaaataggTATGAACTTAAAAGAATTGATGATGGATCTGCCGATGGGAAATTGGCATTAATTGAGACAAAAACTAACTTGGAATATTTACCGCCCAAGTATTTATTTGATGCCTTGATGCAATCACATCTGTTAAATCATCATTTGAGTGCAGACGGAATGTATCGTTATTTACGAAAATATTACAGCAATGCATCAAGAGATATATGCCGTCGTGCAAGAAACTTTTGTTCAAAATGTAATCCCAGCTTGAAGTTGGGCCCATTTAAAAGACCACGTTTTAAGGCTTCTTCCAATTTATTACCATTTGAAAGGATCCATATGgaagtttttaaaatatttaatgataaaaaaaataaacacgGTACTGTGGAAgacaaatacaaatatgTTTTATACTTTAGAGATTATCGGTCAAGGTACGTTTGGGTCTATCCTTTGGAAGATATTACGTTGGGAGAGATTTTGCAGCCATTGAAAAGTTTTCTGTTGATATCATGTTATAATGTACCTATTTACATTGAGAGTACCACCATTGAGTTTCAATTTTTGGAAGACCTGGTGAAACATACGTGCGAAATGTATGGATTAAAGGTTGGTTGTGGCGGTGGTGACTTAAAAAACTTCCATAAGTCCGGTatcaaaaagtttaaagaattattaaaggGTGAAAAAGAAGCATGTTTGAATGATTGGGGCCATATATTAATGCTAGTACACCAGTATaacattaaatatttagaaaCGGTTAACGGTAGTCCTAAGAAGGTATTGCTGGAGGTTTCCACTAAAAACAGCTCTGGATCTAGAAATGAGCaatatgataataaaaagaaaagaattttgGATGCATTGCCAGCAAATTGTATAGAGAAGTTCAGCGGCACTACAGGTATGTATTATAAAGAACCTGACGGGACTATGATTGCTTATGATGAAGAGGAAAACGATTTTGTAGGGGTTGGTGAATCCACTATGCTTTATTATAGCCCACCTGAACAGGATATCAATTCTGAAAGAACGGACGGAACTGCCAATGAAATTGTAAATTctaatgatattaatgatgatgaatcACAAGCCCcgtcaaagaaaaaaagaagatga
- a CDS encoding uncharacterized protein (similar to Saccharomyces cerevisiae YLR089C | ALT1 | ALanine Transaminase (paralog of YDR111C | ALT2)), whose amino-acid sequence MSFNMLSTLRSNRSIITQISLNMARSLTSTTTLRLSTKAPIGTRLCIEDVNENVLKAKYAVRGPIPQRAEELKAELSRSDNKLPFKEIINANIGNPQQLGQKPLTFYREVLSLLQYPELIKTKAEYVKKVFSQDSIERAESLLRQVGSSVGAYSSSQGVQGFRETVAEFITKRDGEKAYADDIFLTGGASAAVTYILDILCKNDKSGVLIPIPQYPLYTATLALNNAHALPYYLNEEDGWSLDVEELENVILDSINKGIKPTCLVVINPGNPTGAVLKPEIMENIILLAAKYGLVIISDEVYQENVFFGKFHSMKQVLRQLQKKTKQNAYDHVQLASLHSTSKGVSGECGQRGGYMELVGFSDEIKQVFLKLSSISLCPVVTGQALVDLMVSPPKKGDLSYENDQKERADIYNALKTRSSKLWETFNNLEGISCQRPEGAMYLFPKIDIPPKAIKAAHDLNMTPDEFYCKELLENTGICTVPGSGFGQVPNTYHLRTTFLAPGTEWIKSWETFHKNFYNKYRD is encoded by the coding sequence ATGTCTTTCAACATGTTATCCACATTAAGGTCTAATAGATCAATTATAACTCAAATATCCTTAAACATGGCTAGATCATTAACTTCTACCACTACTTTAAGATTATCTACTAAAGCCCCAATTGGCACCAGATTATGCATAGAAGATGTCaatgaaaatgttttaaaagcCAAGTATGCTGTTAGAGGCCCAATACCTCAAAGAGCCGAAGAATTAAAGGCTGAATTATCTCGTtctgataataaattacCATTCAAGGAAATTATTAATGCCAATATAGGTAATCCCCAACAATTGGGTCAAAAACCGTTGACTTTTTACAGAGAAGTATTGAGCTTGTTACAATACCCTGAACTGATCAAAACCAAAGCCGAATATGTTAAGAAGGTTTTTTCTCAAGATTCTATCGAAAGAGCCGAAAGCTTGTTAAGGCAAGTTGGTTCGAGTGTGGGTGCCTATTCTAGTTCGCAAGGTGTACAAGGTTTCCGTGAAACTGTTGCAGAATTTATTACCAAGAGAGATGGTGAAAAAGCCTACGCTgatgatatatttttaactggTGGTGCTTCAGCTGCTGTTACTTATATTCTAGATATACTCTGCAAAAACGATAAAAGTGGTGTTTTGATCCCAATACCACAATATCCGTTATACACTGCAACATTAGCTTTGAACAACGCTCACGCTTTGCCATATTATTTGAACGAAGAAGATGGTTGGTCTTTGGATGTTGAAGAATTAGAAAACGTTATTTTGGATTCTATCAACAAGGGTATTAAGCCAACTTGCCTGGTTGTTATTAATCCAGGTAACCCAACTGGTGCTGTTCTAAAGCCAGAAATTatggaaaatattattttattggcTGCTAAATACGGGTTGGTGATTATTAGTGATGAAGTCTACCAAGAAAATGTCTTTTTTGGCAAGTTCCACTCAATGAAACAAGTCTTACGTCAACTgcaaaaaaagacaaaacaGAATGCTTACGACCACGTTCAATTGGCCTCATTGCACTCTACTTCCAAAGGTGTTTCTGGTGAATGTGGGCAAAGAGGTGGATATATGGAGTTAGTTGGCTTTTCTGATGAGATTAAGCAAGTTTTTTTGAAGTTATCATCTATTTCATTATGTCCTGTTGTTACTGGTCAAGCTTTGGTTGATTTAATGGTTTCTCCACCCAAAAAGGGGGATTTATCCTACGAAAATGATCAAAAAGAGCGTGCTGATATATACAATGCTTTGAAGACTCGTAGTTCTAAACTATGGGAAACTTTTAACAATTTAGAAGGGATTAGTTGTCAAAGACCTGAGGGTGCTATGTATTTATTTCCTAAAATCGATATCCCACCTAAAGCTATCAAGGCTGCACATGATTTGAACATGACTCCAGATGAATTTTATTGTAAAGAATTATTGGAAAACACCGGTATTTGTACTGTTCCTGGTAGTGGGTTTGGTCAAGTCCCAAACACTTATCACTTAAGAACTACTTTCTTAGCTCCAGGTACAGAATGGATTAAGAGCTGGGAAACATTccataaaaatttttataacaaATACAGAGATTGA
- the XDJ1 gene encoding Xdj1p (similar to Saccharomyces cerevisiae YLR090W | XDJ1 | chaperone with a role in facilitating mitochondrial protein import), producing MAFNMEREEDEEDYYAILECSSDATTEEIKRSYRKLALKYHPDKCTDESLRIKHETIFKKISEAYEVLKDDDKRYQYDTRSSANDYYSNGANREYQFFNEDDFMNFFTMNNNQFHQRSMKKYPIKAEDFVKPPQKNKSSPEVYEKLKLSTQTLYLGKTLKFRLKRYIVCKNCKGYKLTTRFVESLIRAKKEYKKCVHCKGDGCTMKINQNSFPAYTYQEPCSHCLGLGIRIPTKAWCTDCCKDKVGYMQEEMDIIVPIKRGMKAGDIVRLSGKADELIDCGKTGDLIFEINEDNSSSVKGANIITRVNNNLYTRCKISLVEALCGLENKFLIETFDGRILKINTRKGKVLRPNTCIVINGEGWPIDDGQNFGDLYVQIDVEFPSDYWFNEVAEIQALKSILPSTKGLPDNRDSVKNINSQLVTDYEIIDNFSLDEEKGKAQKEDQKNDFFEHNNSNNNNNGFFYTEDNEEHAGNTCTTQ from the coding sequence ATGGCCTTTAATATGGAAagagaagaagatgaagaagattATTATGCCATTTTAGAATGTTCTTCAGATGCTACTACCGAAGAAATTAAACGGAGTTATCGAAAATTGGcattaaaatatcatccCGATAAATGTACAGACGAATCATTAAGAATTAAGCATGaaacaatatttaaaaaaatctcAGAAGCGTACgaagttttaaaagatgatgataaaaGGTATCAATATGACACTAGATCTAGTGCCAACGATTATTATAGTAACGGTGCTAATAGGGAATATCAATTTTTCAACGAAGATGATTTcatgaatttttttaccatGAATAATAACCAGTTCCATCAAAGatcaatgaaaaaatatccAATCAAAGCTGAAGACTTTGTGAAACCCCCACAAAAGAATAAGTCTTCCCCTGAAGtatatgaaaaattgaaacTATCCACACAAACCTTATATCTAGGTAAAACTTTGAAATTTAGATTGAAGAGATATATAGTTTGTAAAAACTGTAAAGGGTATAAATTAACAACTAGGTTTGTGGAAAGTTTAATAAGGGCAAAGAAAGAGTATAAAAAATGTGTACATTGTAAAGGTGATGGTTGTACAATGAAAATCAATCAAAATAGCTTTCCTGCCTATACTTATCAAGAGCCTTGTTCCCATTGTTTAGGATTAGGTATTAGAATCCCAACTAAAGCTTGGTGCACAGATTGTTGTAAAGATAAAGTTGGATACATGCAAGAAGAAATGGATATTATTGTTCCTATTAAAAGAGGCATGAAAGCTGGCGACATCGTTAGGTTAAGTGGCAAAGCAGATGAATTAATAGATTGTGGCAAAACTggtgatttaatttttgaaataaatgAGGATAACAGCAGTAGTGTTAAGGGCGCAAATATTATCACAAGAGTAAACAATAATCTGTATACTAGATGTAAGATATCCTTGGTGGAGGCATTATGTGggttagaaaataaatttttgataGAAACTTTTGATGGTCgtattttgaaaatcaaCACTAGAAAAGGGAAAGTTTTAAGACCTAATACATGCATTGTAATTAACGGAGAAGGTTGGCCCATTGATGATGGCCAAAATTTTGGTGATTTATATGTACAAATTGATGTAGAGTTTCCATCTGATTATTGGTTCAATGAAGTGGCTGAGATTCAAGCattaaaaagtattttgCCAAGCACTAAAGGTTTACCGGATAATCGTGACAGTGTTAAGAATATTAATTCGCAATTAGTAACCGATTACGAAATTATTGATAACTTTAGTCTAGAtgaggaaaaaggaaaagctCAAAAAGAAgatcaaaaaaatgatttttttgaacataataatagtaacaataataataatggttttttttacacTGAAGATAATGAGGAACATGCAGGTAACACATGCACAACTCAGTAA
- the PDS1 gene encoding securin (similar to Saccharomyces cerevisiae YDR113C | PDS1 | Precocious Dissociation of Sisters), translating to MPESNKNNNTSTFNNIMTGGLLPNTDSLVDENKDTNIELKLHSSGIAGMASNNKILTNVSANNATTINATNNPESGINILDARKPLANKDSNRSNSLMLLRKKIQQQPLQEIQSTNTSNIGSNNNVKKPKSNVKVTHTGSFSNNAFLRKNMPSTLTRKKSLVLKDTEEGSDTNAHHVDNINNNNNNFTNLRSLLAKTETDNEDQMHATNVKDSANNLAHLLRGLKEENSNIRRVNDTDNVSPITKENTNHSEDSDYDSEIEFVPQKQEPMKDFIHSFDESNTKKLNTFSSPFSTLIDSGTVGFSSSGPHSTDKSDNFKLLPINVDISSSSDLENSTDTIFTNNNNNNGAINSTNSVSIENNNNNNDGLASLDLEIPEYDGNGLTNEELDSLF from the coding sequence ATGCCAGAAAGTAATAAGAATAACAATACTTcaacttttaataatatcatgaCCGGTGGCTTACTACCCAACACAGACAGTTTAGTggatgaaaataaagatacaAACATTGAATTGAAATTACACTCAAGTGGTATTGCGGGAATGGCttctaataacaaaattctGACCAATGTTTCTGCCAATAATGCTACCACCATCAATGCTACAAATAACCCCGAGTCTGGgattaatattttagatGCGAGAAAACCTTTGGCCAATAAAGACAGTAATAGAAGTAATAGTTTGATGCTGctaaggaaaaaaatacaacaacaaccatTACAAGAAATACAAAGTACAAACACTTCTAATATTggttcaaataataatgtcaaGAAACCCAAATCAAATGTCAAAGTTACACATACAGGCAGTTTTAGTAACAATGCTTTTTTGAGAAAAAACATGCCAAGCACTCTAACtagaaagaaaagtttaGTTCTAAAAGACACAGAAGAAGGATCGGATACCAATGCTCATCATGTtgacaatattaataacaataataataactttaCAAACTTGCGAAGCTTGTTGGCTAAAACTGAAACAGATAACGAAGATCAGATGCATGCTACCAATGTCAAAGATAGCGCTAATAATCTGGCTCACTTACTGCGAGGactaaaagaagaaaatagcAATATAAGGAGGGTAAATGATACAGATAATGTATCGCCTATTACCAAGGAAAACACCAATCATAGCGAAGACAGTGATTATGATAGTGAGATCGAATTTGTGCCACAAAAACAAGAACCTATGAAAGATTTTATTCATTCTTTTGACGAATCTAacaccaaaaaattaaacactTTTTCTTCACCTTTTTCAACTTTAATAGATTCTGGTACTGTTGGTTTCTCTTCTTCTGGACCTCATAGTACTGATAAAAGtgataatttcaaattgtTACCCATTAATGTTGATATTAGTTCAAGTTCAGATCTTGAAAACAGCACGGACACTAtatttacaaataataataacaataatggtgCCATCAATAGTACTAACAGTGTCAGCattgaaaacaataacaacaataatgacGGACTTGCATCTTTAGATTTGGAAATACCGGAATATGATGGAAACGGCTTAACTAATGAAGAACTGGACTCTTTGTTTTag